One stretch of Plutella xylostella chromosome 15, ilPluXylo3.1, whole genome shotgun sequence DNA includes these proteins:
- the LOC105393716 gene encoding cysteine-rich with EGF-like domain protein 2 isoform X2, which produces MKLANSPLSRILWSVSVLPIILCNAQPPVINPGILTQSKSIGDCQACRIFVESFKKGLERTARGKFEGGDTAWEEEKLKKTYKRSEVRLIDIQEGICRAEKYSVKCHHMAEKAEEFIEEWWAQDPDESADLYTYICIDKMQVCCPKLHYGKDCKPCIGDHENLCNGHGKCRGDGTRKGNGTCSCDNAYDGENCDKCASGYYVSSGAGKDLVCSPCHPSCLECRLGSQKDCVTCKPGYTFDSDEGCLDVNECDDVNRCTKNQFCLNSIGSYMCAPCDKSCDGCHGDGPDMCRRCAKGYSKKGEFCAPDRGEEDREDYLTTTRKEEL; this is translated from the exons ATGAAATTAGCTAACTCTCCACTCTCCAGAATACTCTGGTCTGTATCGGTTTTGCCGATAATTTTGTGCAATGCGCAGCCTCCAGTCATCAACCCGGGGATCCTGACACAGTCCAAAAGCATCGGGGACTGCCAGGCGTGTAGAATATTCGTAGAATCATTTAAGAAAGGTCTGGAAAGGACAGCCAGAGGCAAGTTCGAGGGAGGAGACACGGCATGGGAGGAGGAGAagctaaaaaaaacttacaaacGCAGCGAAGTGCGGCTTATAGACATACAGGAGGGAATCTGCCGAGCTGAGAAATACTCAGTCAAGTGCCACCACATGGCTGAGAAAGCTGAGGAATTCATTGAGGAGTGGTGGGCACAGGACCCTGATGAGTCCGCTGATctatacacatacatatgcaTAGATAAGATGCAGGTATGCTGCCCCAAACTGCACTATGGTAAAGACTGTAAACCCTGCATCGGAGACCATGAGAACCTTTGCAATGGACATGGCAAATGCCGCGGTGATGGCACCAGGAAGGGTAATGGAACTTGCTCATGTGATAATGCTTACGATGGAGAGAACTGTGATAAATGTGCCTCAGGATACTATGTGTCCTCAGGAGCAGGCAAGGATCTAGTCTGCTCCCCGTGCCACCCGTCCTGTCTGGAGTGTCGGCTTGGCTCCCAAAAAGACTGTGTAACCTGCAAGCCCGGCTACACCTTTGACTCTGATGAAGGATGTTTAGATGTAAATGAGTGTGATGATGTGAACAGATGCACTAAGAACCAATTCTGCCTGAACTCCATTGGGTCGTATATGTGTGCACCGTGTGACAAGTCGTGTGACGGCTGCCACGGGGACGGGCCGGACATGTGCCGGCGCTGTGCCAAGGGGTACTCTAAGAAGGGAGAGTTCTGTGCACCTGACAGAGGGGAGGAGGATAGGGAGGACTACTTGACCACTACCAG aaaaGAAGAGTTATAA
- the LOC105393716 gene encoding cysteine-rich with EGF-like domain protein 2 isoform X1 — protein MKLANSPLSRILWSVSVLPIILCNAQPPVINPGILTQSKSIGDCQACRIFVESFKKGLERTARGKFEGGDTAWEEEKLKKTYKRSEVRLIDIQEGICRAEKYSVKCHHMAEKAEEFIEEWWAQDPDESADLYTYICIDKMQVCCPKLHYGKDCKPCIGDHENLCNGHGKCRGDGTRKGNGTCSCDNAYDGENCDKCASGYYVSSGAGKDLVCSPCHPSCLECRLGSQKDCVTCKPGYTFDSDEGCLDVNECDDVNRCTKNQFCLNSIGSYMCAPCDKSCDGCHGDGPDMCRRCAKGYSKKGEFCAPDRGEEDREDYLTTTRYMTYVGLLVATGILLPKSTTLGSIVGMMVLSYIVGAEYYCMINGHTGLLDLKDFDLSQMFKT, from the exons ATGAAATTAGCTAACTCTCCACTCTCCAGAATACTCTGGTCTGTATCGGTTTTGCCGATAATTTTGTGCAATGCGCAGCCTCCAGTCATCAACCCGGGGATCCTGACACAGTCCAAAAGCATCGGGGACTGCCAGGCGTGTAGAATATTCGTAGAATCATTTAAGAAAGGTCTGGAAAGGACAGCCAGAGGCAAGTTCGAGGGAGGAGACACGGCATGGGAGGAGGAGAagctaaaaaaaacttacaaacGCAGCGAAGTGCGGCTTATAGACATACAGGAGGGAATCTGCCGAGCTGAGAAATACTCAGTCAAGTGCCACCACATGGCTGAGAAAGCTGAGGAATTCATTGAGGAGTGGTGGGCACAGGACCCTGATGAGTCCGCTGATctatacacatacatatgcaTAGATAAGATGCAGGTATGCTGCCCCAAACTGCACTATGGTAAAGACTGTAAACCCTGCATCGGAGACCATGAGAACCTTTGCAATGGACATGGCAAATGCCGCGGTGATGGCACCAGGAAGGGTAATGGAACTTGCTCATGTGATAATGCTTACGATGGAGAGAACTGTGATAAATGTGCCTCAGGATACTATGTGTCCTCAGGAGCAGGCAAGGATCTAGTCTGCTCCCCGTGCCACCCGTCCTGTCTGGAGTGTCGGCTTGGCTCCCAAAAAGACTGTGTAACCTGCAAGCCCGGCTACACCTTTGACTCTGATGAAGGATGTTTAGATGTAAATGAGTGTGATGATGTGAACAGATGCACTAAGAACCAATTCTGCCTGAACTCCATTGGGTCGTATATGTGTGCACCGTGTGACAAGTCGTGTGACGGCTGCCACGGGGACGGGCCGGACATGTGCCGGCGCTGTGCCAAGGGGTACTCTAAGAAGGGAGAGTTCTGTGCACCTGACAGAGGGGAGGAGGATAGGGAGGACTACTTGACCACTACCAG GTACATGACATACGTGGGTCTGCTGGTGGCAACGGGTATACTGTTGCCGAAGTCCACAACTCTTGGCAGCATCGTCGGCATGATGGTGCTCTCGTACATAGTCGGTGCGGAATACTACTGCATGATCAACGGACACACCGGACTGTTGGACTTGAAGGACTTCGATCTTTCCCAGATGTTTAAAACATAA